From the Anopheles stephensi strain Indian chromosome X, UCI_ANSTEP_V1.0, whole genome shotgun sequence genome, the window GTATGTTCGTATTGTACCACACCTTATACAGCGTTACAGTTTTAGGGGAGGTATGCCTAAAGCCAAAGACGTTACCAGTTCCGCAAAGAGCACAGAGGTAAGATTTCGAATTGCCGTAAGAATTAACTATCAGTCTCTTCTGATTGCTTCTTTCTCTTTGCACAATCCTCCCCTTGTTTCTAcctacatacacacaaaaacacacacacacgagcataaaacaaaaacatgaaatCTTTTTGCCATGATCGTGTGTGTGAAGCTTTTCGCAGGTGTTATTATTAAATCTATAAGATACTAACCACATGCGCtttgttgagtttttttaCATGCTCTTTTGTAGCCAACGCCTACTATGCTTGGTGTTGCTGCACTTTTGCTACTTAATACTACCCTCAAAgctgtgtgtatatgtgtgtgtgtgcgagtgcatTTGTGTTTGTGGCTTGCTTATAACTAATGAAGCCTCTGGATTTGTCGGATGTAATAAAAGGACAAAATGAGGTAGGATTACTAAAGCTTATTAAGGTTCAATGTTAGCATTATTCCATGTACAATGTAAAGTAACTTAAAGGCACCTTGAGATACATAAACTAAACGTAACAAGCAACTATCATATAGTGTAACGATTCATTAGACGAATAACATGAAACATTCCATAAAACACATAAGCTTTTTTAAGCGCATGGTCCATCTCGCCTTACTTTGCcctcgctgtgtgtgtatgtttgtgttcgAACTAAGATGCTTCTCAAGCCAGTATACATACCGATGACaagaattgaattaaattgaaGTGAATTATATTATAAAAATCCGAACCGAACAGTTAGCATGTTAGCGCATACTAATAAGACAAGGCGATCTGGTAAATTATTCTTACAAAAAACGTGACTTGAGGTGACGTGACGTGCCGGAACGTGCCGTGGTCGTGCTACTTTGGAGCATTTGATACCGGAACTTAGCTCATGTTGAGTTGCAAATTATTTGCTTAGAAGATAGCAGAACATCAATATGCAAACACATCGATTTATGACAACGTGCGCACCATTTGCAGCTATCCAAATATATAAATTTTTACCTTTACAAGTCGTATGGATGGTCATTGTCTTTGCTGTGGAAGTACGTTTATTGGCAGAATGGCATATATTCAAAAATAATGTTAATAGTTTCGTGATAAAGTATCGCCTTTTTCAAGGTATTCTGCGATCCGGGTAGCTGTCGACTATAAAATTTACAAGTCGGTCTATACAAATAGCAATTTGATTTTCTTGACAAAATGCTGTCGGTTTTTGACATATTTCCATACAAAACTCACATAATTTTTTCGCGAATTCATAGTTGCTGCttaatacataaataaataatttttggaTTTTACTTTAACAAGCTATTCACTTATAAAGTTGAGTGCTACTGAAGCCTACAAtaaggagttttttttattgctagaCAGAGGGTTAGAGTGGAAAATTCCTGGTGGGAATGTTTGGTAGATGCCAACCAGAAATCACAGAACTATTACATTTGATAAATTGACATGCATTTACGGCATGTACTTGATTATTATAGGGCCGTCCGGTAACCaaggcgacagtggcgccgatcttcacacggcaggaccggggttcatatcccatccagaacaCCTCCTCGTGCGCAAGGAtgattactttgctacgggtaaaagtcactgaaagccagaaatgacagttCCAGCACAATATGACAATATTACGCACAACTGCTGACAGCAAAAAGATGCAAACAAGTAAAAAATGGATCTATGAACCATTTGAGGAAAGGAATGGCAACAATAAAACTGCTGCATTATTAACATGATAGGCTTCACAAACTGACTGACTGTAGATTTGTTATGTTTCGTGTGCGTAATAGGTCAGTGCATTGTAGGGTTTATGTTTCAACATAGCATTATCCTTTTCACTGTATTTCTTGCCCTTTTGATCCGATTACGTACTCCATTTCATTTGTATTTAATTTCATtagattttgttttctctttttcttttactctCTCACACTCCTTCCTGCCTTATCCTGTTCCGTATGTTCCGTTAACATATCATTCGTGCATGATGTTTGGATTGGCAACACTCTGGTTCCATCCTGGAACTCTCACCTTTTCGGTAACATCATCCTGGTTTCTTGGTATAGGATATTTGGAGAGCAATTGTCGTGGTGGTAGGGACGATTCTTCCGCGAGCGATGAAGGTGACCGTGAACGCGACACGGTGACATTCTTCCTTGGCGGTTGTCCGTCCACCTCTAACCTGCAGATGAGCGCCCTCAACACTCTTAACACCGGCATCATCGCACCGAGTACGGCCGCTTCGTACAATTCGTCGGCGACCGGTGGTACACTGAGCGGTTACGGCCCAgccaacaccaacagcaacagctttaccaacaccaccaccagtagtAGTGGCGGCTATCCGAGCCTTTCGAACTACTCCGTCCCAGCGCCACCGTCCGGCGTACATCCAACTTTGCCGTTCTCGTCTTCCACCGGAGTTGCCTTCCCATCCATCTCACATGAGCACTCTGTCGGTGACAGGTAAGATCAGATCCCAAACGTTCCTCACGAATCTATATCCTCTGTTCCAGTTCCTCCTTAATTCTAACTATCATTTCCTTATGTTGATcttcgtttatttttatgtttcttttctttcatgTGTATGTATTTTGCTGTCGATCCTGATATACACATAAATCGATCACCTGCCACACCACACTTCAACATGATTTTGCTACATCATATTCCGTTCTGTTTGGTGCAACAACTGTCTCTGGTCGCTGGGTAATGTATGTGTCGTTTAATTTAACTGCACTTGAAATTTTACTTTGGCACGACATTGTTTATGTATGgtgttctttaaaaaaataaatctgtGTATGTGCGCGCTCGGTTTGGATGCATGGGTTTGCGGTTACCCCAAGTGCACAAAGTTTGTTTGGGGAAGAATACCAAGTgtcgtcgtcatcgcctgCAACAATTGACCGTAGTGTGCTACCACGGGGGAAGAAGGCTCCAGCCAAACTGCCCCAGGTGGTACCGAGTGCGGTCGGTAAAGCACCGATGCCTCCACCCCGCAAGACACTATCCTCGCAGAGGTAAGATTCCAATTTGGTTGCACTCACACAAAAGCGTTTTTCCTCATATTGTTTTAGATTCGCCCACAACACAGTACTAGACAAACTACCCGAAACATACATTGATAGTTTAAGCGAACACACTAACCAAACAAACGCTAAAATTCTTTCCGTACCCATGGGCTGGTAGGTttgaatgagaaaaaaaaaacacatcattcaATCGTAAAGCAGCAAGCACATTTTCTCACCCTATGTGTTCGTTGTATATTATGTTTGCTATCTATTTCAGACAGCAAAAGCTGCACGATAAGAATAGCAGTACTAACAGTAGCAAAAGTGATATAAACGAGTCCCTTCTCGGTGTACTGTAGATGTAAAAACAAGTGTGACGAAACGACACTCGATggataattattattatgttgTTCTGGAAATAGAGGAAATGCCAACACCTTTTTAGGGCGCTAAAAGTGGTTGCAAATCGTTGCGACTTTGCAGATAGTTAGTTTAAAGCAAAATGCAGGacaaaaaatagagaaaaaagagagtgCGAAGAAAGCGACAAATGGAATCGTGCGTGTAGCACAATATTCTTCCTGGAAAGTGCAAGACAACAACATACAAAGATGCGTTCCGTGAGTTTCCTTATCTCTTAcgcatattttttgtttgtttcgctccCTACTTCTAAGCTTCCGCCAGCCACGTTGCCATCAAAGAATAACTGCTTATActaatttttgttatttcctTTTTCTATATTGTTAAAGAATTATGCAAGCCTTCCGGTTCTtcctgtgttttgttgttaattttttttcgctttattGATTTACAGCTGTTTctcaatgcaaaaaaaaaaaacgaaggaaaatgtTCTCCTTTGTTTCctaaaaacaaacgatttgAAATCGTTAATAAAGCGTAATAAAAAACTATTAAAACTAGTTTCGATGGAGAAGATCTTATTTGGTGTTGATACTTTGCTCGATTATTATGctgtgattatttttttattacttttgaAATGTTCTGAATTGTTGTTCATGAATTGTTCTACAAATAAGAGATCTAAGAATTGGTAGAAAAATTCGActtgtggagaaaaaaaataatccaaCTGCAGtataatgtttttaatttgatttaataGTTATAATGTTCATTTTTTAATGATCGACCCATTTCCATGTTTTAGCCTCTTTCAAATGGCCCGAGCTGACAGCACGGACCTGGTCACCCTGGAATCCCCAACGGTACCTGCTCCACCGTCAGCTTCAACTGTCTCGACGCCAGCATCGTTTGCTCCGGTCGGTGCCACCGCAGGACTCGTCGGCTTCAACCAGCAGCAACTACCCCAGCATCAGCAGTATatacagcaccagcaacagctccaGCAGCGGTTCATCGACGGTAAAGTTTCACAGCAGCCgcaacagcatcaacagcacGGGAAGGATGTACTCCAGGATGCTCGGCGAATCGGAGGCGGCGATCAAAAGTCTACGACGGTGGCCTTCGGAGACGCAGTCGCTCCCGTTACAAGCACAGCCCTGCACCAGCCCGACGATGCCGGCTCGACGGACTCGTCCATCTTCGACGAGGACGTTAAGAAGCGCCCCCGGAAGCTGTTTTCTTTCGGGAAGCGCTTTGCAAAGTCGAAGAAACAGCAATAACGTTAGTAGTagaagcagcagtagcagtagtatcAGCAGCAAACATAGCGACACGGGTACGATAACTGGGGGGATACATCACAAGCTACAACTAGACACGTCGTCCGGtcaacgacgacggcgacagcGTCCACGTTGGTCACCGCGACTCGGCAAGCCGGTCGGAGAAGGTGACGACAGCAGTGTACGATCGGTGCCTGTCGATGGACACCATTTGATATAGTACTTCCGTTACTTAGGTTGTAAGGGATTTATAGGTTAAGCTTTACTTGTAGATCTCCTGCGCTCTGGGAACATGTTGAAATGAGCTGCGCACACAGACAAACGACGATggctcaacaacaacaaacattaAGTAAAAAACAACCGCAGCATCTTGCAGAGAGACTTTGTACCATTATTTATTGATAGTTCTTATAGAAGGTGGAACAATAGAACAGGATGTTTCGTTATTTTTGTCTTCCAGAAGCGGATAGCTATGAAAAAAGTATCATTTTGTcctaattgattttttaaactaGTACAAATAGGCTTGTTTATGATAGTtgtaaagaaaggaaaaaaaatagttaGGTTTCTTTCgagtttttaattttccttgaAGTGCCTATCCGTTTGATCGCCTTTTTGCATGAGCCATTATTTATCTGCGTGCGAGGCACGTCTCACAAGATGGTTGTtaacaattaaaattaattaagatGGACGCTAGGAAAGCTAGAACGGGAATTTAACACACTTAATCGAATGCGAATATTGACATACGTCGATCGTACAAGGTTACACATGCACAGGAAGTAGATAAATAGCAAATTACACACATCTACACACTTAAACCGACATCCGAAAAGTCTGACAAAATTCTAAGCGATATGAGTGAACCACGAAGGTAAATAAAACTGTAAAATAACCCTTCCAAACTCGAAAGAGATGTAGTTAACTGGTGAAAGAGAAGTTTAAAGAAAGTGTAAAAACTATTTGGAAAAGGCCTTTTTCAAACAGTATAATAAAGTAGGAAACAACAAATTTATATCAAAACAATTATGAATGCAGAAACATTAGCAAGAGAACGAAGTCGAAGAAAACATAGTGCgggataaaaaaaaggaggcgCGTGGTATGGTGAAATATTGCACAACTAAGCAAGGACATTACAGCAATATATGCATCGAAATCGTGAAGTGCTGTAACTGTGGTTgtatttgcaatgtatttgtAATGCTGTGTATCTTTTTTCAGTTGCTCTTcacgtctgttgttagttatTTCTTATTATCCGTTATTTATTAGTCAACTCCATTACATTTGAAACAATTCTTggtaattttcaatttaagtGAGGCAGAACAAATCTTAAAAAGCAATCTTGAAGTTAAAGTTCACctaacttaattttttttttcatcgggATGCTTTTTCTGAGTAATCTAGAAATCTATATTAAAAGAGGAGCATTTTGCATAAGTGAAGAATTTGTAAAGAACAATGAAAAAGAGATAGAGGTGGCCTATGTTCGGTAGATAGATAAGGTATTCGCCATTCGCAAAAGTgtgtatttttattgaaaCGAGGGCTAGAAACTTATACCGACTCTGATGGAAAAAATGCTGATATTTACAATATCATTAAGCATTAAGCAACTGTAAAGGCGTCGGACGTATAGTGAACCACACACAAGATATTAACATACGCACAGAATGCTACAGAATGGCAGCGCTACCGTTACATTAGCGGCCAGGAAACGTTTAAGAGGGAAACATTCCGGCAGCATCGATAAAGAAGGTTCggtgtttaattttgtttggtCTATACTATTTGGTGAATACGCTACAAGATACCAAACACGTATAAGGCAACGAGTGTTAAATAAGAACatgctttattttaaaaaaattcgattttttttgtgttgcgtACTTATAGCTGATGGAAATTGGGGAAAGAATAATTAGCGAATATATACGACAAGTTGTGAGCGTATAGAAAAACTTgcttaatttttgtttgctttgctttttccaTGTAATGTATGggtttttttcgattttcaatGTGGATTTTAAGCGTTTTGGGGCATTCGACAGAACTAAGTTCATATAAATAATGTGAAGGTATTATTATGCATaattacattttaaacaaCGTTATAAAGACCTGCCCGGCCAGGGACCTTCGCACGGTGTTACTGATTACACTCAATTTGCCTTTGCGAATGCGAGGATGAGAAAGGGAATGATTGctggtttatttttgtttctattcttATTAAACAACACCATCTTTGGTATGTGTGTGATACAGGCGAATGAACATTATCCATAACATCAATTCTTATATAACAGAAGGCAATTTTAAGGCGAACAACGCGTACTTTTGTGTGAGAAGGTTAAgacagaaaaagaaggaaacaagAATGAACAATACACGCAACtggtgtatatatatatatatatatatatatatatatatatatatatatatatatatatatatatatatatatatatacatataacAAAATCGACAGAAGCAAAGTGAAACTGAAGAAATAAAGCGTCGTAACACAGTTACTTAgagcagaaaaacaaaactgattagtgttttgttttttattcgcaTTTTTCGTGGCGCCGGATTGTTTCATTAATACTAGGTTTAACATTAGCCATgtattctttcttcttttaccATACCACATACCATTTGAGGTTTCCACTGTTTCACTAGTTGTAGCTCTAATAGTTTcgcatttttcttccaactTTTCTACCATAGCTTTACGCAATTTGTAGACCAAACCAGTTTTTTTATCACGTTGTGAAGccatggggcggtccggtggccaaagcgacagcggcgccggttttcacacggcagggccggggttcaaatcccatccagaccgcctccccgtacgtaaggctgactactttactacgggtaaaattaagtcacagaaagccaggaatggcaggtcggacctctcgaggttgtatagtgtcaaggaagaagaagtgaagCCATGTCTACACTTTATATTGAAAATCgtctttaaattttattaacacGTCCTACTCCAGAAGTGACAGAATATTATGAGCTAAACCAAATAGCTTCACGCAAAAACCGTAGCTCACAAACACATTCAACCATATCGCGCGATCAGCTGGCTGTACCCCACAAAGGAGAGTGTCGGCTTCTGAAGTTGTGAGAAGAAAGACATGCTTTCTCCCTTTGTCTCAGGTAAAATGGCTCGAATTACTTCGTCTATGCGCGTTGAGAGCCCCTCTACCCCTGTTCTTTATCCATAAACTTTCTTCGTGcacatatacatacatacacacagcaTTTCGGTGCcaacaaacatgaaaaacAAGACATGCCTTCTCTTGCTGGCTCATAGAAAAAGCTTCGAATCAGTTCGGCTTTGTTTGTTGGGATTCCACGATTTTGAGTTACTTTTCGCTCCCGAGCATTCCATTGGGAACGGTTCGGGACCGTTCGGGTTTGAGGGGAATTGTggttttattgtttaattACCTATAATCTATTACCACGCATATTAAAGCTCATAACACCACAATTTTAAGTTACTTTCGTCACCAGGTAATCAACTACATAACTAATCgaatatatacatataccACAACATAAAAATGAGCACCAAAACAGGAATAATATTCATAGACCTAGAAAACGCTTACAATaacgtaaaaacaaaaatattactaGAAAAAATGATAACAACTGAAATACCTCAACAAATTACCAAATGGATAAAAGCCTTCCTGACAAATAGAACAATAGAAATAGATTCTGACAATcgaataataacaaaactagTCAGACAGACGGACTACCAAAAGGCGATGTAATGTCTTCTACACTTTTCAATTTCTATACAAAAGACCTCCACAAAAAAAGACATAACAACCACACAACACT encodes:
- the LOC118511860 gene encoding uncharacterized protein LOC118511860; amino-acid sequence: MSALNTLNTGIIAPSTAASYNSSATGGTLSGYGPANTNSNSFTNTTTSSSGGYPSLSNYSVPAPPSGVHPTLPFSSSTGVAFPSISHEHSVGDSAQSLFGEEYQVSSSSPATIDRSVLPRGKKAPAKLPQVVPSAVGKAPMPPPRKTLSSQSLFQMARADSTDLVTLESPTVPAPPSASTVSTPASFAPVGATAGLVGFNQQQLPQHQQYIQHQQQLQQRFIDGKVSQQPQQHQQHGKDVLQDARRIGGGDQKSTTVAFGDAVAPVTSTALHQPDDAGSTDSSIFDEDVKKRPRKLFSFGKRFAKSKKQQ